A DNA window from bacterium contains the following coding sequences:
- a CDS encoding carboxypeptidase regulatory-like domain-containing protein, which translates to MIRHWPRALFAATLGVTMALPALAEPARLENSLTAGGLNIAPRYLDKVGDVDLNLLGGLLNYPASQASLVGGQFSLQARIHDKVQLLANMGPLAEIGLRGPITELSGLKLGWDAHYRSDLYFLIDQGPGRTAPMFGLAPYPGSSAHGLEAKLNAMYARKGFTLFASPLAAVMSNRTMAGVEAGIDWAWDRLGLGYAVSYRANVVNPAQSVEAVAGNEVQHSVGARYGLGDRLYAQANYFFQPSDTYAIANQGLLAGIGMRLFGATAKAPVAMPAPVAAATPAPIPTPAPVATPVTQRVILEGRFVHSLSEGGNPGTPLTARLKYRKPGTKGFEKVEATTQTDAQGNFRFEDLPLGEYQVFFKDEGRLGNVVDVAVGDAVKVKPGITRSEIDIAWDEQSFKAQLAGKTQTIDWADKLGVEDAVYQGLLRGTTGSQQLEFLNFPEKVGPQSEGSFTLSDAIKAEKVYYVIKYWKKDGLFNAETFYGQSKPIELKLP; encoded by the coding sequence ATGATCCGTCACTGGCCCCGCGCCCTCTTCGCCGCCACCCTCGGCGTCACCATGGCCCTCCCGGCCCTCGCCGAGCCCGCCCGCCTCGAGAACAGCCTCACCGCGGGCGGCCTCAACATCGCCCCGCGCTACCTGGACAAGGTCGGCGACGTGGACCTCAACCTCCTGGGCGGCCTGCTCAACTACCCCGCCAGCCAGGCCAGCCTGGTCGGAGGGCAGTTCTCCCTGCAAGCCAGAATCCACGACAAGGTCCAGCTCCTCGCCAACATGGGTCCCCTCGCCGAGATCGGCCTCAGAGGCCCCATCACCGAGCTCTCCGGCCTCAAGCTCGGCTGGGATGCCCACTACCGCTCGGACCTCTACTTCCTGATCGACCAGGGACCCGGCCGCACGGCCCCCATGTTCGGGCTCGCCCCCTATCCGGGCTCGTCGGCCCACGGCCTCGAGGCCAAGCTCAACGCCATGTACGCCCGCAAGGGCTTCACCCTCTTCGCCTCGCCTTTGGCCGCCGTCATGAGCAACCGCACCATGGCAGGCGTCGAAGCGGGCATCGACTGGGCCTGGGACCGCCTCGGCCTCGGCTACGCCGTCAGCTACCGCGCCAACGTCGTCAACCCCGCCCAGAGCGTCGAGGCCGTCGCCGGCAACGAGGTGCAGCACAGCGTCGGGGCCCGCTACGGCCTTGGCGATCGCCTCTACGCCCAGGCCAACTACTTCTTCCAGCCGAGCGACACCTACGCGATCGCAAACCAGGGGCTGCTCGCGGGCATCGGCATGCGCCTCTTCGGCGCCACCGCCAAGGCACCGGTAGCGATGCCCGCCCCCGTCGCAGCGGCCACTCCCGCACCGATCCCCACACCGGCCCCCGTGGCGACCCCCGTCACCCAGCGCGTCATCCTGGAAGGCCGCTTCGTCCACTCCCTGTCGGAAGGCGGCAACCCGGGCACGCCGCTCACCGCCCGCCTCAAGTACCGCAAGCCGGGCACCAAGGGCTTCGAGAAGGTCGAGGCCACGACCCAGACCGACGCCCAGGGCAACTTCCGGTTCGAGGACCTGCCCCTCGGCGAGTACCAGGTCTTCTTCAAGGACGAGGGACGCCTCGGCAACGTCGTCGACGTGGCCGTGGGCGACGCCGTCAAGGTCAAGCCCGGCATCACCCGCTCCGAGATCGACATCGCCTGGGACGAACAGAGCTTCAAGGCCCAGCTCGCAGGCAAGACCCAGACCATCGACTGGGCCGACAAGCTCGGCGTCGAAGACGCCGTCTACCAGGGCCTGCTGCGCGGCACCACCGGCAGCCAGCAGCTCGAGTTCCTGAACTTCCCCGAGAAGGTGGGCCCCCAGAGCGAAGGCAGCTTCACCCTCAGCGACGCGATCAAGGCCGAGAAGGTCTACTACGTCATCAAGTACTGGAAGAAGGACGGCCTCTTCAACGCCGAGACCTTCTACGGCCAGTCAAAGCCCATCGAGCTCAAACTCCCATAG